Below is a window of Buchnera aphidicola (Pemphigus populi) DNA.
TTTTTAAATTGACAGAAAAATTATCTTTATTTCGTAAATCTCCAATCCGAACACCACGTCTTGCTATTTTATCTTCATATGTGGGACCAATTCCTCGTTTTGTAGTACCGATAGAACTCATTCCACTATTTCTTTCTCGTGCTATATCCATTCTTACATGATAAGGTAATATCAAAAAACAATGTTCAGAAATTAATATTTTATCTTTAACAAAAATACCTTGTTGTTCTAACTTTTTTATTTCATCTATTAATCCAAAGGGAGAAATAACAACACCATTACCAAGTAAACCTATTACATTTTTATGTAAAATACCTGAAGGAATTATATGAAGAATTATTTTTTTACCCTCAACAACTAAAGTATGTCCCGCATTATGACCTCCTTGATAACGTACAACATATTTAGCTTTTTGAGTTAATAAATCTACAATTTTACCTTTTCCTTCATCTCCCCATTGAGCACCTAATATTATTATATTTTTATACATAATTTTAAAATAACCTATTTTATAAAAACATGATCTTCATACAATTCTATAATATGTCTTCATACATAAAAAATATAAATATGTTTTAATAAACATATTTATTATATAATTTAATATTTTAAAAATAATCTCAATTTAAATTAACAAAATTATTTTTTTATCTTTCATATGTTTTAAAAATGTTATCTGAACGTATTATAATAAAATTTTTACCTGTATTGAAAATTTTTTCATATACTTGTAGTTTTCTAAGAAAACGATAAAAATTAGGGTCTTTGATAAAAAAACTAGATAACAATTTTAATGATATTGCTTCACCTTCTCCTTTAATAATTAACCCTTTTATATTTGCATCTAACAATATTTTTATAGCTGCATAATCTGCTTTTGATTTAATTTTTTTAGCTATCAATTTTCCTTTCAATATTTCATTTCTGGCAATAAATTCATTTTCTAACTGCATATGATGATAAATTTCATTCAAAATTAGAATAGATAAAGTAATTTTTTTTATAGATATGTCTACTACTTGTACCCCTAAATTTTCAATATCACTAGAATTGATAAGTTGTTTTAGAGAAAAACTATCTTCTCTAATATTTTTATTGGTTAATATAGTATTTTTTTTATTTAAAAAAGAAGATTTTTGAACAGGATCTTTTAATCCAAATGAATAAAAATTAAATTTTTCATATATTTTTTTATTTAACAAATTTATTTTTTTTTCAATTGATGTATTTTGATTTAATTTATTAACGGTAGAAAATAATATATTTTCTAATTTCTGTTTTAATGCAAGTTCTATTTTATAGAAATGATTATTTCTGGTAGATAAATAATAACGACCAAAATCATTTATTTTCCATTGAATGGAACAATCGATTGTTAAATCTTTTTTTTCTTGATCAATAAAAATATGTAATCTATTTTCTGTGGTTTGAATTTTAGAATTTATTTTTTTTACCGATTCTATTAAAGGTAATTTATAATGTAATCCCGGTGTAAACA
It encodes the following:
- the hflC gene encoding protease modulator HflC, giving the protein MYILLLGIFCFFLSTGFFLIEEGERGILFRFGKIVKNKDKNILLFTPGLHYKLPLIESVKKINSKIQTTENRLHIFIDQEKKDLTIDCSIQWKINDFGRYYLSTRNNHFYKIELALKQKLENILFSTVNKLNQNTSIEKKINLLNKKIYEKFNFYSFGLKDPVQKSSFLNKKNTILTNKNIREDSFSLKQLINSSDIENLGVQVVDISIKKITLSILILNEIYHHMQLENEFIARNEILKGKLIAKKIKSKADYAAIKILLDANIKGLIIKGEGEAISLKLLSSFFIKDPNFYRFLRKLQVYEKIFNTGKNFIIIRSDNIFKTYER